A genomic segment from Synergistaceae bacterium encodes:
- the rpmJ gene encoding 50S ribosomal protein L36, producing the protein MKVGPSVKPICEFCRVIRRHGVVRVICSRNPRHKQRQGVRR; encoded by the coding sequence ATGAAGGTAGGACCATCAGTGAAGCCTATATGCGAATTTTGCAGGGTAATCCGCCGTCATGGAGTTGTCCGGGTAATCTGCTCGCGCAACCCAAGACACAAACAGCGTCAGGGCGTGAGGAGGTAA
- the rpsM gene encoding 30S ribosomal protein S13: MARIAGVDLPRDKRVEIGLTYIFGIGLKTAQHILEVTGVNPDTRVKDLSEADAQKLRREIEDNHKVEGDLRREISMNIKRLIDIGCYRGQRHRLGLPVRGQRTKTNARTRKGPRRTVANKKMATK; this comes from the coding sequence ATGGCACGTATAGCAGGAGTAGATCTGCCCAGAGACAAGAGGGTAGAAATCGGATTGACGTACATTTTCGGCATCGGCCTCAAGACAGCACAGCACATTCTTGAGGTTACTGGCGTGAACCCCGACACGCGCGTGAAGGATCTCAGCGAGGCAGACGCACAGAAGCTCCGCCGCGAGATCGAGGACAACCACAAGGTAGAGGGCGACCTCAGGCGCGAAATCTCGATGAACATCAAGAGATTGATCGACATCGGGTGCTACAGGGGACAGAGGCACAGGCTCGGTCTCCCCGTGAGAGGCCAGCGCACAAAGACCAACGCCAGAACGCGCAAGGGTCCGAGAAGGACAGTTGCGAACAAGAAGATGGCAACGAAGTAA
- the rpsK gene encoding 30S ribosomal protein S11 yields the protein MAKRTAQARKGKKREKKNIAYGVAHIYSTFNNTILCISDKAGNVISWASGGNVGFKGARKSTPFAAQIAAQQVAKNAQDQGMTEIDVIVKGPGPGRESAIRALQGAGLQVNVIKDTTPIPHNGCRPPKRRRV from the coding sequence GTGGCGAAGAGAACAGCTCAGGCTCGCAAAGGCAAGAAGCGCGAGAAGAAGAATATTGCTTACGGCGTTGCGCACATCTACTCGACGTTCAACAACACGATACTGTGCATAAGCGACAAGGCCGGCAACGTGATTTCGTGGGCATCCGGCGGCAACGTAGGTTTCAAGGGAGCGAGGAAGTCAACGCCTTTCGCTGCGCAGATAGCGGCACAGCAGGTGGCCAAGAACGCGCAGGATCAGGGCATGACGGAGATTGATGTAATCGTCAAGGGGCCCGGTCCAGGCCGTGAGAGTGCGATTCGTGCTCTTCAGGGTGCAGGGCTTCAGGTGAACGTCATCAAGGACACAACCCCGATCCCCCACAACGGCTGCCGTCCTCCCAAGAGAAGGCGCGTGTAA
- a CDS encoding DNA-directed RNA polymerase subunit alpha, whose translation MESTKFKVFTEEKSQSYGRFFLEPLERGYGDTLGNALRRLLLSSIRGAAVTAVKIDGVLHEFSTIKGIREDVIEILTNLKHIPIKAKTNKVSVNEEGFKIITLDSDDLPKDFFTRAENPGVITARDMPWDNDFEFCGDGVLCTLEPGSHLLMEIYVEQGTGYLSAERERPAQPPLPINAMLADAIFSPVNRVNYQIEPARVGQSIDFERLILEVWTNGAVTPEEAVAEAAGIARSYFGQIADTVDTAPQKARPAEPAETTDQPGSDDPTEPLRKLFDRPIHELELSIRSENCLLRGGIQTIGDLLQKSRDDLLKIRNLGKKSLTEIEEKITSCGYSLQPSKSGKGDADDESAAEESKD comes from the coding sequence ATGGAGAGCACAAAGTTCAAGGTCTTCACCGAAGAGAAGTCGCAGTCCTACGGGAGGTTCTTCCTTGAGCCTCTCGAGCGCGGTTACGGCGACACTCTGGGCAACGCGCTGAGGAGGCTTCTGCTCTCGTCAATACGCGGAGCGGCGGTTACTGCGGTCAAGATTGACGGGGTGCTCCACGAGTTCAGCACGATAAAGGGCATCCGCGAGGACGTGATAGAGATTCTCACGAACCTCAAGCACATCCCCATCAAGGCCAAGACCAACAAGGTTTCTGTCAACGAAGAAGGCTTCAAGATCATCACGCTTGATTCTGATGACCTGCCCAAAGACTTCTTCACGCGCGCAGAGAACCCCGGCGTAATCACAGCCCGCGATATGCCTTGGGACAACGACTTCGAGTTCTGCGGGGACGGCGTGCTCTGCACTCTCGAGCCCGGCTCTCATCTCCTGATGGAAATTTACGTAGAGCAGGGCACAGGGTATCTGTCGGCGGAACGTGAGAGGCCTGCACAGCCTCCGCTTCCCATCAACGCGATGCTTGCTGACGCGATATTCTCGCCGGTGAACAGGGTGAACTACCAGATTGAGCCAGCGCGCGTCGGACAGAGCATAGACTTCGAGCGTCTGATTCTGGAGGTGTGGACGAACGGAGCAGTTACGCCGGAAGAGGCGGTGGCAGAGGCGGCCGGTATAGCGCGGAGCTACTTCGGGCAGATCGCCGACACTGTGGACACAGCCCCGCAGAAGGCACGTCCCGCAGAGCCTGCAGAGACGACGGATCAGCCCGGCAGTGATGACCCTACCGAACCGCTGCGCAAACTGTTCGACCGTCCGATTCATGAACTGGAACTCTCGATAAGGAGCGAGAACTGTCTCCTGAGGGGCGGCATCCAGACGATCGGAGACCTTCTGCAGAAATCCCGCGATGACCTGCTGAAGATACGCAATCTCGGCAAGAAGTCTCTCACTGAGATTGAGGAGAAGATAACAAGCTGCGGATATTCGCTCCAGCCGTCAAAATCCGGCAAGGGCGACGCTGACGACGAATCTGCCGCAGAAGAGAGCAAAGACTAG
- the rplQ gene encoding 50S ribosomal protein L17, whose product MRHKVDHRTLGRYGSHRGLMLGNMAASLFLNGSITTTVTRAKELRRVAEKLITRARGGSVHDIRVVFSKMPHKAAATKLFQEIAPKYKSFDKGGYTRIVKLGARKGDGSPMAVIELVERADDGQK is encoded by the coding sequence TTGAGACACAAGGTAGACCACAGGACATTAGGACGCTACGGAAGCCACAGGGGACTGATGCTCGGGAACATGGCGGCAAGCCTCTTCCTTAACGGCAGCATCACGACGACAGTAACCCGCGCAAAGGAGCTCAGGCGTGTTGCCGAGAAGCTCATCACGAGAGCCAGAGGAGGCAGCGTGCATGACATCCGCGTAGTGTTCTCGAAGATGCCCCACAAGGCAGCAGCAACGAAGCTGTTTCAGGAGATAGCCCCCAAGTACAAGAGCTTCGACAAGGGCGGCTACACGAGAATAGTGAAGCTGGGCGCAAGGAAAGGCGACGGCTCGCCTATGGCAGTGATAGAACTTGTTGAACGTGCAGACGACGGACAGAAGTAA
- a CDS encoding ABC transporter ATP-binding protein, with the protein MQTTDRSNDTPLIEVQSVTFSYSAKDTGRALNRVSFFVRRGERIAVLGHNGSGKSTLVKILGGLQTPSEGVCLVKGQDIREMDFKELRKTIGMVFQDPENQIVAAMVEDDAAFAPENQGLPSAEIQARVDSALAVTNMTHKQGASVSELSGGEKQRLALAGALAADVECLILDEATAMLDPQGRLKVEKVLRGLHIAGMTIIQVTHQIDAENFDDIERVIVLSHGSVKWQGTTPEFWDVAEELGFELPDEFKFRRFCEEHGYTWEAGAKSPLFKGGFRGGNPSPSPVSEGAKQIKFILDDLSFRYTDKSYALRNIDAEFYAGEWLSIIGRTGSGKSTLVQHLNALYKIQEGQIFFEGKPIPQKGSEVHALRQKVGLVFQHPEDQLFSPTVKEELAFAPKNAGFRKQELEDAIIYGLECAGLPREFLGRNPLALSGGERRLVAIASVLSARPDCIVMDEPLAGLDASYQRKILAMLGRLRDEGKTVITITHDLSMALNYSDKILILRSSEKLQEGRPREVLDTVMDSLDPSAWPEVLRLSAEIRKANPSFPLFYNYQEFISCISRT; encoded by the coding sequence GTGCAGACGACGGACAGAAGTAACGATACTCCGTTGATCGAGGTACAGTCTGTTACGTTCTCATACAGTGCTAAGGACACGGGACGCGCATTGAACCGCGTCTCGTTTTTTGTACGCAGAGGCGAACGGATAGCTGTACTCGGGCACAACGGAAGCGGAAAATCCACGCTCGTGAAGATTCTGGGCGGACTGCAGACTCCTTCGGAGGGAGTGTGTCTCGTGAAGGGGCAGGACATACGCGAAATGGACTTCAAGGAGCTCCGAAAGACTATCGGCATGGTGTTCCAAGACCCCGAGAACCAGATAGTCGCGGCAATGGTTGAGGACGACGCGGCGTTTGCGCCGGAGAATCAGGGACTGCCCAGCGCGGAAATTCAGGCGCGCGTGGACTCTGCTCTGGCTGTTACGAACATGACGCACAAGCAGGGAGCTTCGGTGTCGGAGCTTTCCGGCGGCGAGAAGCAGAGGCTTGCTTTGGCTGGGGCACTGGCGGCTGACGTTGAGTGCCTGATTCTCGACGAAGCTACGGCGATGCTTGACCCGCAGGGACGGCTGAAAGTCGAGAAGGTGCTTCGCGGACTGCACATTGCCGGAATGACGATAATTCAGGTTACGCACCAGATAGACGCAGAGAACTTCGACGACATCGAACGGGTGATAGTTCTCTCGCACGGAAGCGTGAAGTGGCAGGGCACAACGCCGGAGTTCTGGGACGTTGCGGAGGAGCTGGGGTTTGAGCTGCCTGACGAGTTCAAGTTCAGGAGGTTCTGCGAGGAACACGGTTACACGTGGGAAGCAGGAGCAAAGTCCCCCCTCTTTAAAGGGGGATTTAGGGGGGGTAACCCCTCCCCTTCCCCAGTATCAGAGGGAGCAAAGCAAATCAAGTTCATACTGGACGATCTGTCGTTCAGGTACACGGACAAGTCTTACGCTCTCAGGAACATTGACGCAGAGTTCTACGCAGGAGAGTGGCTCTCGATAATCGGCAGGACGGGCTCGGGAAAATCTACGCTGGTGCAGCACCTCAACGCTCTGTACAAGATTCAGGAGGGACAGATATTCTTCGAGGGCAAACCTATTCCGCAGAAGGGCAGCGAGGTTCACGCTTTGAGGCAGAAGGTCGGGCTCGTGTTCCAGCACCCGGAGGATCAGCTGTTCTCTCCGACGGTGAAGGAGGAGCTTGCGTTTGCGCCGAAGAATGCCGGCTTCAGGAAGCAGGAGCTCGAAGACGCGATAATCTACGGGCTCGAGTGCGCAGGTCTTCCCCGCGAGTTTCTTGGCCGCAACCCTCTCGCGTTGTCCGGCGGTGAACGCAGGCTCGTGGCGATCGCGTCAGTTCTCTCTGCCCGGCCGGACTGCATCGTGATGGACGAGCCTCTTGCCGGGCTCGACGCGTCGTACCAGCGGAAGATTCTTGCGATGCTGGGTCGCCTCAGGGACGAGGGCAAGACCGTTATCACCATCACCCACGACCTCAGCATGGCACTGAACTACAGCGACAAGATACTTATCCTCAGGAGCTCGGAGAAACTTCAGGAAGGCAGACCCCGCGAAGTTCTGGATACTGTCATGGACAGCCTCGATCCGTCTGCTTGGCCGGAAGTCCTGCGCCTCTCTGCGGAAATCAGGAAGGCAAACCCGTCCTTCCCGCTGTTCTACAACTATCAGGAGTTCATATCATGTATTTCACGAACCTAA
- a CDS encoding energy-coupling factor transporter transmembrane protein EcfT has product MMYFTNLNLGQYIPTGSFIHRLDPRAKLFSLLLIISALFPSKTPLLLGVWAALLAVVVRVSRISWRIVLRTSRPVMFLVAFTLIFNLMTSTAYHALFTAARLLMLMMFAVMLPLTTSPLELADGLDALLSPLERFHFPAHESAMMIGMALRFIPLLMQETDKIMRAQLSRGARLDQGNIFQRVKAFFPVLIPLFIIIFRRADEIAVAMEARGYEGGAGRTRRKPLVWKKADTLVVIGCAVLAAAMLML; this is encoded by the coding sequence ATCATGTATTTCACGAACCTAAATCTCGGCCAGTACATACCGACAGGCTCATTCATTCACAGGCTTGACCCGCGCGCAAAGCTGTTCTCCTTGCTCCTGATAATCTCCGCTCTCTTCCCATCGAAGACACCGCTTCTTCTGGGAGTCTGGGCAGCTCTGCTCGCAGTCGTCGTCCGCGTGTCGCGAATCTCATGGCGCATCGTGCTGAGGACTTCGCGGCCGGTGATGTTCCTCGTTGCGTTCACGCTCATCTTCAACCTCATGACCTCGACGGCATATCACGCGCTGTTCACGGCGGCACGTCTATTGATGCTGATGATGTTTGCGGTCATGCTTCCGCTGACGACATCGCCGCTCGAACTCGCTGACGGCCTCGATGCCCTGCTGTCTCCTCTGGAACGCTTCCACTTTCCGGCGCACGAGTCCGCGATGATGATCGGCATGGCGTTGCGGTTCATCCCGCTGTTGATGCAGGAGACGGACAAGATAATGCGTGCCCAATTGTCGAGGGGTGCGCGGCTGGATCAGGGTAACATCTTCCAGAGGGTAAAGGCGTTCTTCCCCGTGCTGATTCCGCTGTTCATCATAATTTTCCGGCGGGCGGATGAAATTGCTGTGGCGATGGAGGCCAGAGGCTACGAGGGAGGAGCAGGCAGGACTAGGAGAAAACCCCTCGTGTGGAAGAAGGCTGACACGCTGGTAGTTATTGGGTGTGCGGTTCTCGCGGCGGCAATGCTGATGCTGTGA
- the truA gene encoding tRNA pseudouridine(38-40) synthase TruA, whose amino-acid sequence MNYYAAKISYIGKNYAGWQVQPDAVSVQEVVEGVLSKIEGASVRITGAGRTDKGVNAWGQVASFGLAKNIEPDKLGMALNFYLPEDIRVMRVSRVSSSFNARRSALWREYRYFIYHGYVCPPVLNDYVWWRKGRTWDMDIAREACRMIQGRHNFSAFCRAVECPPDPFRTVDSVRLRNRGSLSIITVRAQSFLTNMVRIIVGNINAVALKKEPLSWLEGLLDGGERSDSAMTAPACGLWFWRVNYGKETLDGQV is encoded by the coding sequence ATGAACTACTACGCGGCCAAGATAAGCTACATCGGCAAGAACTACGCAGGCTGGCAGGTTCAGCCCGATGCCGTAAGTGTTCAGGAAGTTGTTGAAGGAGTCCTCTCTAAGATTGAGGGGGCTTCTGTCAGAATAACAGGTGCGGGCAGGACGGACAAAGGCGTGAACGCTTGGGGGCAGGTCGCATCGTTCGGGCTGGCCAAGAACATCGAGCCGGACAAGCTGGGAATGGCGTTGAACTTCTACCTCCCTGAAGACATACGCGTCATGAGGGTATCACGTGTAAGCAGCAGCTTCAACGCGAGGCGTTCGGCACTCTGGAGGGAGTACAGATACTTCATCTATCATGGTTACGTCTGTCCTCCTGTGCTGAATGATTACGTGTGGTGGCGGAAAGGCAGGACGTGGGACATGGACATTGCCCGCGAAGCCTGCAGGATGATTCAGGGGCGGCACAACTTCTCGGCGTTCTGCAGGGCTGTAGAGTGCCCGCCTGACCCGTTCAGGACTGTCGACAGCGTGAGGCTTCGGAATCGCGGCAGCCTCTCAATCATCACCGTGCGCGCGCAGTCGTTCCTGACGAACATGGTGCGGATAATTGTCGGCAACATCAACGCCGTTGCGCTGAAGAAGGAGCCGCTGTCGTGGCTTGAGGGTCTGCTTGACGGCGGAGAGAGGAGCGACTCTGCGATGACTGCACCGGCGTGCGGGTTGTGGTTCTGGCGTGTGAATTACGGAAAGGAGACACTGGATGGACAAGTATAA
- a CDS encoding DUF1810 domain-containing protein gives MDKYNLERFIEAQKGSYDIALNEMRAGQKKSHWIWYIFPQLAELGQTYRAKFYGLSGIDEARAYLNHPVLGARLKEISEALMGLGLDVNDPEEVMGGHPDDWKLCSCMTLFAEASEGDSVFKDVLYKFFGGRKDKRTLELLRG, from the coding sequence ATGGACAAGTATAACCTTGAGAGATTTATTGAGGCTCAGAAGGGCAGTTACGACATTGCCCTTAATGAGATGCGTGCAGGTCAGAAAAAAAGCCACTGGATATGGTACATCTTCCCCCAGCTCGCTGAGCTTGGCCAGACCTACCGGGCAAAGTTCTACGGACTGAGCGGAATTGATGAGGCGAGGGCGTACCTGAATCACCCCGTGCTTGGCGCGAGGCTGAAGGAGATCTCGGAGGCACTGATGGGGCTCGGCCTCGACGTGAATGACCCTGAGGAGGTTATGGGCGGACACCCTGATGACTGGAAGCTGTGTTCGTGCATGACGCTCTTCGCGGAGGCCTCAGAGGGGGACTCGGTGTTCAAGGACGTGCTGTATAAGTTCTTCGGCGGAAGGAAGGACAAGCGCACTCTGGAGCTGCTTCGGGGGTAA
- a CDS encoding cold-shock protein produces MAQGTVKWFNETKGYGFITADEGKDVFVHFSAIQGEGFKTLNEGQKVSFDVVNGEKGPQAANVVKLS; encoded by the coding sequence ATGGCACAGGGAACTGTAAAGTGGTTCAACGAGACCAAAGGGTACGGGTTCATCACCGCTGACGAGGGTAAGGACGTCTTCGTACACTTCAGCGCAATCCAGGGCGAGGGCTTCAAGACCCTCAACGAAGGCCAGAAGGTATCATTCGATGTCGTCAACGGAGAGAAAGGCCCTCAGGCCGCAAACGTTGTGAAGCTGTCTTAA
- the thiM gene encoding hydroxyethylthiazole kinase — MLGTYLERVRSSSPLIHNITNYVTVNDVANALLACGGSPIMADEPEDAEEITCICQGLNINIGTLNARTIDAMFRAGRRAQELGRVLLLDPVGAGASTLRTRTASNLLQALKFDVIRGNASEIKTLVKGSGTTHGVDADKADAVGEGNLGFMVKFVKEFARTSGAVVALTGAIDLVADAERCFAIRNGRPEMGRITGTGCMLSGIMTAFVAANPEHKLEASASAVCMMGLAGEIGYSRLQDGEGNSTYRNRIIDAIYNMTGKVLDEGAKYEVL, encoded by the coding sequence GTGTTAGGTACTTATCTTGAGCGCGTAAGGTCATCATCACCGCTCATCCACAACATCACTAACTATGTTACCGTCAACGACGTAGCCAACGCACTTCTTGCCTGCGGTGGAAGCCCGATAATGGCCGACGAGCCCGAAGACGCAGAGGAGATTACGTGCATTTGTCAGGGTCTGAACATCAACATAGGGACGCTCAACGCACGGACGATTGATGCGATGTTCAGGGCAGGCCGTAGAGCGCAGGAACTTGGCCGCGTCCTGCTTCTTGACCCCGTAGGTGCAGGAGCTAGCACGTTAAGGACACGTACAGCCTCGAACCTTCTGCAGGCCTTGAAGTTCGACGTAATCAGGGGCAACGCGTCAGAGATCAAGACGCTCGTTAAAGGTTCGGGAACAACGCACGGAGTCGACGCGGACAAGGCTGATGCTGTGGGTGAAGGAAATCTCGGCTTCATGGTGAAGTTCGTGAAGGAGTTTGCGCGTACTTCGGGTGCAGTTGTGGCACTGACCGGCGCAATCGACCTCGTTGCGGACGCTGAACGCTGCTTCGCCATAAGGAACGGCAGGCCGGAGATGGGGCGTATCACCGGCACTGGCTGTATGCTCTCGGGAATAATGACAGCCTTCGTCGCCGCGAACCCTGAACACAAGCTCGAGGCTTCTGCGTCGGCGGTGTGCATGATGGGGCTTGCAGGAGAGATTGGCTATTCACGGCTTCAGGACGGCGAGGGCAATTCGACTTACCGCAACAGAATCATAGACGCAATCTACAACATGACGGGCAAAGTTCTCGACGAGGGGGCAAAGTATGAAGTTCTCTAG
- the thiE gene encoding thiamine phosphate synthase yields the protein MKFSRESLRLYAVTDRHWLNGRKLIDDVRAAIRGGATTIQLREKELSHEEFKAEAVEIQALCREFHVPFIVNDDVALACEIDADGVHVGQSDMEAGNVRALIGAGKILGVSVRTAEEAIEAERKGADYLGAGAVFHTGSKSDAVDITHEALREICSAVKIPVVAIGGITLQNVHELSGSGIAGLAVISAVFAAKNIEAASRELRALSEKICA from the coding sequence ATGAAGTTCTCTAGGGAATCGCTGAGGCTCTACGCAGTTACCGACAGGCACTGGCTCAACGGCAGGAAATTAATCGATGATGTGAGAGCGGCCATCAGGGGCGGGGCAACGACGATACAGCTCCGGGAGAAGGAGTTGTCTCACGAGGAGTTCAAGGCTGAGGCTGTAGAGATTCAGGCGTTGTGCAGGGAATTTCACGTGCCGTTCATTGTGAATGATGACGTTGCGCTTGCGTGTGAGATTGACGCTGACGGTGTTCACGTCGGACAGAGCGACATGGAGGCTGGTAACGTCAGAGCATTAATCGGTGCAGGAAAGATTCTCGGGGTTAGCGTACGCACGGCAGAGGAGGCAATAGAGGCTGAGCGCAAAGGGGCGGACTATCTCGGAGCGGGGGCAGTCTTTCACACGGGCTCAAAGTCTGACGCTGTGGACATTACGCACGAGGCACTGCGGGAGATATGCTCTGCGGTGAAGATTCCTGTTGTCGCGATAGGAGGAATCACCCTGCAGAACGTGCACGAACTTTCCGGCTCGGGCATCGCGGGGCTTGCGGTAATCAGCGCGGTATTCGCGGCCAAGAACATAGAGGCGGCTTCCCGTGAACTGCGGGCATTGTCGGAGAAGATATGCGCATAA
- a CDS encoding HAD family phosphatase — MRISFRGAVFDADGTLLNSMHIWRDCGEYYLRGLGLTPEEGLSAKLWPLSFEQGCAYLKEHYGLKDSVDGIKDGITRMIESFYRNEAALKPGVREFLDVLRNRNIPMVIATSGDRELLTAALERNNVAEYFSRIFTCTELHTDKRHPFIFTACAEFLGLVPESVAVFEDALFALDAAKNAGFMTFGVEDKYSANDRERIIRTADYYITDWRKIDIEDGINDSRQ, encoded by the coding sequence ATGCGCATAAGTTTTCGCGGGGCTGTGTTTGACGCTGACGGTACATTACTGAACTCAATGCACATTTGGCGGGACTGCGGAGAGTATTACCTTCGCGGTCTTGGCCTGACTCCTGAGGAGGGGTTATCAGCTAAGCTGTGGCCTCTGAGCTTCGAGCAGGGGTGTGCATACCTCAAGGAACATTACGGCCTGAAAGACTCCGTTGACGGCATAAAGGACGGCATAACGAGGATGATTGAGAGCTTCTACAGGAATGAAGCAGCCCTTAAGCCCGGAGTCCGTGAGTTCCTCGATGTGCTTCGGAACAGAAATATTCCTATGGTGATTGCGACTTCAGGCGACAGGGAGTTACTGACAGCAGCTCTCGAACGCAACAACGTAGCAGAATACTTCTCCCGAATCTTCACGTGCACAGAACTTCACACCGATAAACGGCATCCCTTCATCTTCACGGCGTGTGCTGAGTTTCTGGGGCTTGTTCCCGAGAGCGTTGCAGTCTTCGAGGACGCGTTATTTGCCCTCGATGCGGCCAAGAATGCGGGGTTCATGACGTTCGGGGTTGAGGACAAATACAGTGCAAACGACAGAGAACGCATTATACGCACAGCAGATTATTACATCACAGACTGGAGGAAGATTGACATTGAGGACGGCATTAACGATAGCAGGCAGTGA
- the thiD gene encoding bifunctional hydroxymethylpyrimidine kinase/phosphomethylpyrimidine kinase — MRTALTIAGSDSSGGAGIQADIKTMAMNGVYAMSAVTALTAQNTTGVFGIMESSPEFLRAQIDAVFGDIFPDTVKTGMVSSSALIHVIADSLKHYDARNVVVDPVMVSTSGAKLIADDAVKTLAEELLPLATVTTPNIPEAEILSGMKITDEAGMIESARKISERFGCAVLVKGGHMVNDANDYLFDGESGGWFTGKRIDTRNTHGTGCTLSSAIASNLAKGYSLSEAVRVAKEYISGALGAGLDLGQGCGPMMHNFNLSGKFSQSRGIVSRLMDSVADIWPEYNNHPFVKGMETGTLDPAKFRYYIIQDYHYLNEYSKVFALGAAKAKSLGTMQLFSSVIEAIANVEMDVHRGYMGKLGVSQEEIDRTARHPANLSYTSYMLRVAYEEEEPEILAAILSCALSYEDIAKAIVKNSPDSVKHELYGHWIATYSGEVYCGHNRVLVSAFEKAAENYTDAQIEHLCEIFRACSLYEMGFWDMAENH; from the coding sequence TTGAGGACGGCATTAACGATAGCAGGCAGTGATTCATCAGGCGGAGCGGGCATTCAGGCGGACATAAAGACGATGGCAATGAACGGCGTTTACGCAATGAGCGCGGTTACTGCCCTTACAGCACAGAACACTACGGGTGTCTTCGGCATAATGGAGTCGTCGCCGGAGTTCTTGAGGGCGCAGATTGATGCGGTGTTCGGGGACATTTTCCCTGACACAGTCAAAACCGGCATGGTCTCAAGCTCGGCACTTATTCACGTAATCGCGGACTCCCTCAAGCATTATGACGCGCGGAATGTTGTTGTTGACCCCGTCATGGTCTCGACGAGCGGCGCAAAACTCATAGCTGATGACGCAGTGAAGACCCTCGCAGAAGAGCTCCTGCCCCTCGCAACGGTAACGACACCGAACATCCCGGAAGCAGAGATACTCTCGGGCATGAAGATTACCGACGAGGCCGGAATGATTGAGTCGGCACGGAAAATCAGTGAACGTTTCGGGTGCGCAGTTCTGGTGAAGGGCGGGCACATGGTCAACGACGCGAACGATTACCTGTTTGACGGCGAGTCCGGCGGGTGGTTCACGGGCAAACGGATAGACACGCGCAACACTCACGGCACGGGCTGTACCCTCTCGAGCGCAATTGCCTCTAACCTCGCGAAGGGCTATTCACTGAGTGAGGCTGTCAGAGTCGCGAAAGAGTACATTTCCGGCGCGCTGGGAGCCGGGCTGGACTTGGGGCAGGGATGCGGGCCGATGATGCACAACTTCAACCTTTCAGGAAAGTTCTCGCAGAGCAGGGGAATCGTCAGCAGGCTCATGGACTCCGTCGCCGACATCTGGCCTGAGTACAACAATCATCCCTTCGTCAAGGGAATGGAGACAGGTACGCTTGACCCCGCAAAGTTCAGGTACTATATCATTCAGGATTACCACTACTTGAACGAGTACAGCAAGGTTTTCGCGCTCGGTGCGGCAAAGGCGAAATCTCTCGGGACAATGCAGCTCTTCTCGTCGGTCATCGAGGCAATCGCCAATGTTGAGATGGACGTTCACAGGGGCTACATGGGGAAGCTCGGTGTCTCGCAGGAGGAGATTGACCGTACGGCACGGCATCCCGCGAACTTGTCTTACACTTCATACATGCTCCGTGTTGCGTACGAGGAGGAAGAGCCCGAAATCTTGGCCGCAATCCTGTCATGTGCACTGAGCTATGAGGACATCGCAAAGGCAATCGTCAAGAACAGCCCCGACTCCGTTAAGCACGAACTTTACGGCCACTGGATAGCAACGTATTCCGGCGAAGTGTACTGCGGGCACAACAGGGTGCTTGTGTCTGCCTTCGAGAAAGCGGCGGAGAACTACACGGACGCTCAGATAGAGCACCTGTGCGAAATCTTCAGAGCCTGTTCGCTCTACGAGATGGGCTTCTGGGACATGGCGGAGAATCACTGA